In the genome of Brienomyrus brachyistius isolate T26 chromosome 17, BBRACH_0.4, whole genome shotgun sequence, one region contains:
- the LOC125711988 gene encoding sarcolipin yields the protein MERSVQELFLNFMIVLITVLLMWLLVRSYQNS from the coding sequence ATGGAACGATCCGTGCAGGAGCTCTTCCTCAACTTCATGATCGTCCTGATCACTGTGTTGCTGATGTGGCTGCTGGTCAGATCCTACCAAAATTCGTAG